The Setaria viridis chromosome 6, Setaria_viridis_v4.0, whole genome shotgun sequence genome contains a region encoding:
- the LOC117859643 gene encoding small ribosomal subunit protein uS15 produces the protein MGRMHSRGKGISSSALPYKRTPPTWLKPATSDVEEMITKAAKKGQMPSQIGVLLRDQHGIPLVKSVTGSKILRILKAHGLAPEIPEDLYFLIKKAVAIRKHLERNRKDKDSKFRLILVESRIHRLARYYKRTKKLPPTWKYESTTASTLVA, from the exons ATGGGGCGTATGCACAGCCGCGG GAAGGGTATCTCATCGTCGGCGCTGCCGTACAAGAGGACCCCGCCGACCTGGCTCAAACCCGCCACCTCCGAT GTGGAGGAGATGATCACGAAGGCGGCGAAGAAGGGTCAGATGCCGTCGCAGATCGGCGTCCTGCTCCGTGACCAGCACGGTATTCCCCTTGTCAAGAGCGTCACCGGCAGCAAGATCCTCCGCATCCTCAAGGCCCATG GGCTGGCTCCGGAAATCCCAGAGGACCTGTACTTCCTCATCAAGAAGGCGGTGGCGATTAGGAAGCATCTGGAGAGGAACAGGAAGGACAAGGACTCCAAATTCAGGCTTATCCTTGTTGAGAGCAGGATCCACCGCCTCGCTCGCTACTACAAGCGCACCAAGAAGCTCCCGCCCACCTGGAAGTA TGAGTCCACCACCGCAAGCACTCTGGTGGCCTAA
- the LOC117859641 gene encoding 28 kDa ribonucleoprotein, chloroplastic, with protein MATATASGSTYCCNTLLHLPRPTHFRRISPPPTHRLELSLSLSLAARFATCRAAAVESGTARFGSRARASSGPPPPPVFETVEEEEEEEEEEEEEERGWSDAEAEFSDGVEDEQEWAGGNGAARGEDLGADAGEDLSGWTRQWPRPRELFVCNLPRRCDVEDLLQLFRPHGTVLSVEVSRDTETGISRGTAFVTMRSLAEARTAINALDGFDLDGREIFVKLASDVISNRKNVNLTHITPTKDHIFESPHKIYVGNLAWSVQPQDLRELFTQCGTVVSTRLLTDRKGGRNRVYGFLSFSSAEELEAALKLDRTVFFGRDIVVKAAHVEVKAAHVERQSP; from the exons ATGGCCACCGCTACCGCCTCGGGCTCCACCTACTGTTGCAacaccctcctccacctccccaggCCGACCCATTTCCGCCGCATCTCGCCTCCTCCAACCCACCGCCTGGagctctcgctctcgctctcccTCGCCGCGCGCTTCGCCACCTGCCGAGCCGCGGCCGTCGAGTCCGGGACCGCCCGTTTCGGCTCCAGGGCGAGAGCGAGCTCgggaccgccaccgccgccggttttcgagacggtggaggaggaggaggaggaggaggaggaggaggaggaggaggagcgtggGTGGTCGGACGCGGAGGCGGAGTTCAGTGACGGGGTGGAGGATGAGCAGGAGTGGGCGGGCGGCaacggcgcggcgcgcggggaggACCTGGGCGCGGACGCCGGCGAGGACCTGAGCGGCTGGACGCGGCAGTGGCCGCGCCCGCGGGAGCTCTTCGTGTGCAACCTCCCGCGCCGCTGCGACGTCGAGGACCTGCTCCAGCTCTTCAGGCCCCATGGCACCGTCCTCTCCGTCGAG GTTTCACGCGATACCGAGACGGGAATTAGCCGAGGAACTGCTTTTGTCACTATGCGTTCTCTAGCAGAAGCAAGAACAGCCATCAATGCCCTGGATGGATTT GACTTAGATGGGCGTGAAATTTTTGTAAAACTAGCATCTGATGTCATTTCCAATAGGAAAAACGTAAACCTGACTCATATAACGCCCACAAAGGACCACATCTTCGAAAGCCCACACAAGATATATGTTGGCAACCTTGCCTGGTCTGTTCAGCCTCAAGACTTGAGAGAGCTCTTTACCCAGTGTGGAACCGTTGTTAGTACAAGGCTGCTCACGGATCGCAAAGGAGGGAGAAACCGTGTGTATGGGTTCCTTTCGTTTTCCTCAGCTGAAGAGCTTGAGGCTGCCCTAAAGCTTGACAGAACG GTTTTTTTCGGACGGGATATCGTGGTCAAGGCAGCTCATGTAGAGGTCAAGGCAGCTCATGTAGAGCGTCAGTCGCCTTGA
- the LOC117859639 gene encoding kinesin-like protein KIN-1 isoform X2, protein MSNVTVCVRFRPLSHKERKANADNVCFRKLDSESFVFKDEREDDVVFSFDKVFYEDAQQSDVYNFLAVPIVSDAINGINGTIITYGQTGAGKTYSMEGPSILHCNEQKTGLVQRVVDELFICLRSSAGTWTVKLSMVEIYLEKVRDLLDLSKDNLQIKESKTQGIYIAGATEISILNSSDALENLSQGIANRAVGETQMNLASSRSHCLYIFSVQHGSTSDERVKMGKIILVDLAGSEKVEKTGAEGRVLDEAKTINKSLSALGNVINALTTGKQNHVPFRDSKLTRILQDALGGNSRAALLCCCSPSPSNAPESLSTLRFGTRTKLIKASPKSIPEVADNVKKPILGTNDQDDLRDRILSKLRLSLKEEDVDLLEELFLQEGIIFDPNSITDIDSACQDTASEEISLLMQAVEELKGTVEELTDENEKLRRELDVAREIAAQAQLAAAAAGAEARSRTLLDFVPAPLLLPFGFVPD, encoded by the exons ATGTCGAATGTGACCGTGTGCGTGCGGTTCAGACCGCTGAGTCACAAGGAGAGGAAGGCTAATGCTGACAATGTATGCTTCAGGAAACTGGACTCCGAGTCTTTTGTGTTCAAG GATGAGAGGGAAGACGATGTTGTATTCAGCTTTGACAAGGTGTTCTATGAAGATGCGCAACAGTCTGATGTCTACAACTTCCTTGCAGTGCCCATTGTTTCAG ATGCCATCAACGGAATAAATGGGACTATAATTACTTATGGTCAG ACTGGGGCTGGAAAGACATATAGCATGGAG GGGCCAAGCATCTTGCACTGCAATGAGCAGAAAACTGGACTAGTACAGCGAGTTGTGGATGAGCTATTTATATGTTTAAGATCATCAGCAGGCACGTGGACTGTGAAGTTGTCAATG GTGGAGATATATTTGGAAAAAGTGAG GGACCTTCTTGACTTGTCAAAAGACAACCTACAGATCAAGGAGAGTAAAACCCAAGGGATATACATTGCTGGTGCAACAGAG ATATCTATCTTGAACAGTTCGGATGCATTAGAGAACCTTTCT CAAGGTATCGCCAACAGAGCTGTTGGGGAAACAC AAATGAATCTGGCTAGCAGTAGAAGTCACTGCTTATACATTTTCTCAGTACAACACGGATCCACTTCAGATGAGAG GGTAAAAATGGGGAAGATTATTCTTGTCGACTTGGCTGGTTCTGAGAAAGTTGAGAAAACTGGTGCTGAAGGACGGGTTCTTGATGAGGCAAAAACAATCAACAAATCCCTCTCAGCTCTAGGAAATGTCATCAATGCCCTAACGACTG GTAAACAGAACCATGTGCCTTTCCGTGACTCAAAGCTTACACGCATTCTCCAAGATGCACTG GGTGGCAACTCAAGAGCAGCGTTGTTGTGCTGCTGTTCTCCTAGCCCATCAAATGCACCAGAGAGTCTGTCCACGCTTCGTTTCGGAACCAG GACAAAGCTCATAAAGGCTTCTCCCAAATCTATTCCTGAGGTTGCGGACAATGTCAAGAAGCCCATTCTTGGGACCAATGATCAAGATGATCTGCGTGATAGGATACTAAGCAAG CTAAGGTTGAGCCTGAAGGAGGAAGATGTAGACCTCCTGGAGGAATTGTTCCTGCAAGAAGGCATCATCTTCGATCCCAACTCCATCACGGACATCGACTCGGCCTGCCAGGATACCGCGAGCGAGGAGATCTCGTTGCTGATGCAAGCCGTGGAAGAGCTCAAAGGAACCGTCGAAGAG CTCACCGACGAGAACGAGAAGCTGAGGCGGGAGCTCGACGTCGCGCGGGAGATCGCTGCTCAGGCccagcttgctgctgctgctgctggagcagaAGCCCGGAGCCGTACCCTGCTTGATTTCGTGCCCGCACCCCTCCTCCTGCCGTTTGGGTTTGTACCAGACTGA
- the LOC117859639 gene encoding kinesin-like protein KIN-1 isoform X1 has protein sequence MHALIPCSQAQTPYLFVVHVISSPSSSVESAADHSPLPLPALPVPPGRPNARVARIPSPRGRRNSSGSSSPSPSPFRSPSGSSSRRGARMSNVTVCVRFRPLSHKERKANADNVCFRKLDSESFVFKDEREDDVVFSFDKVFYEDAQQSDVYNFLAVPIVSDAINGINGTIITYGQTGAGKTYSMEGPSILHCNEQKTGLVQRVVDELFICLRSSAGTWTVKLSMVEIYLEKVRDLLDLSKDNLQIKESKTQGIYIAGATEISILNSSDALENLSQGIANRAVGETQMNLASSRSHCLYIFSVQHGSTSDERVKMGKIILVDLAGSEKVEKTGAEGRVLDEAKTINKSLSALGNVINALTTGKQNHVPFRDSKLTRILQDALGGNSRAALLCCCSPSPSNAPESLSTLRFGTRTKLIKASPKSIPEVADNVKKPILGTNDQDDLRDRILSKLRLSLKEEDVDLLEELFLQEGIIFDPNSITDIDSACQDTASEEISLLMQAVEELKGTVEELTDENEKLRRELDVAREIAAQAQLAAAAAGAEARSRTLLDFVPAPLLLPFGFVPD, from the exons ATGCATGCCCTGATCCCATGTTCACAGGCCCAAACGCCATACCTCTTCGTCGTCCATGTCATCAGTTCTCCCTCTTCCTCAGTAGAGAGCGCTGCAGATcactcgccgctgccgctcccggcTCTCCCCGTCCCGCCCGGCCGCCCCAACGCTCGTGTCGCTCGAATCCCTAGCCCCCGCGGAAGGCGGAACAGCAGCGGCTCGTCGTCCCCATCCCCATCGCCGTTCCGATCCCCGTCCGGTTCCTCTTCTCGCAGAG GTGCCAGGATGTCGAATGTGACCGTGTGCGTGCGGTTCAGACCGCTGAGTCACAAGGAGAGGAAGGCTAATGCTGACAATGTATGCTTCAGGAAACTGGACTCCGAGTCTTTTGTGTTCAAG GATGAGAGGGAAGACGATGTTGTATTCAGCTTTGACAAGGTGTTCTATGAAGATGCGCAACAGTCTGATGTCTACAACTTCCTTGCAGTGCCCATTGTTTCAG ATGCCATCAACGGAATAAATGGGACTATAATTACTTATGGTCAG ACTGGGGCTGGAAAGACATATAGCATGGAG GGGCCAAGCATCTTGCACTGCAATGAGCAGAAAACTGGACTAGTACAGCGAGTTGTGGATGAGCTATTTATATGTTTAAGATCATCAGCAGGCACGTGGACTGTGAAGTTGTCAATG GTGGAGATATATTTGGAAAAAGTGAG GGACCTTCTTGACTTGTCAAAAGACAACCTACAGATCAAGGAGAGTAAAACCCAAGGGATATACATTGCTGGTGCAACAGAG ATATCTATCTTGAACAGTTCGGATGCATTAGAGAACCTTTCT CAAGGTATCGCCAACAGAGCTGTTGGGGAAACAC AAATGAATCTGGCTAGCAGTAGAAGTCACTGCTTATACATTTTCTCAGTACAACACGGATCCACTTCAGATGAGAG GGTAAAAATGGGGAAGATTATTCTTGTCGACTTGGCTGGTTCTGAGAAAGTTGAGAAAACTGGTGCTGAAGGACGGGTTCTTGATGAGGCAAAAACAATCAACAAATCCCTCTCAGCTCTAGGAAATGTCATCAATGCCCTAACGACTG GTAAACAGAACCATGTGCCTTTCCGTGACTCAAAGCTTACACGCATTCTCCAAGATGCACTG GGTGGCAACTCAAGAGCAGCGTTGTTGTGCTGCTGTTCTCCTAGCCCATCAAATGCACCAGAGAGTCTGTCCACGCTTCGTTTCGGAACCAG GACAAAGCTCATAAAGGCTTCTCCCAAATCTATTCCTGAGGTTGCGGACAATGTCAAGAAGCCCATTCTTGGGACCAATGATCAAGATGATCTGCGTGATAGGATACTAAGCAAG CTAAGGTTGAGCCTGAAGGAGGAAGATGTAGACCTCCTGGAGGAATTGTTCCTGCAAGAAGGCATCATCTTCGATCCCAACTCCATCACGGACATCGACTCGGCCTGCCAGGATACCGCGAGCGAGGAGATCTCGTTGCTGATGCAAGCCGTGGAAGAGCTCAAAGGAACCGTCGAAGAG CTCACCGACGAGAACGAGAAGCTGAGGCGGGAGCTCGACGTCGCGCGGGAGATCGCTGCTCAGGCccagcttgctgctgctgctgctggagcagaAGCCCGGAGCCGTACCCTGCTTGATTTCGTGCCCGCACCCCTCCTCCTGCCGTTTGGGTTTGTACCAGACTGA
- the LOC117861425 gene encoding beta-1,6-galactosyltransferase GALT31A → MKSAAALRPHKAPPARVPTRCVAALCAACFLLGVCVVNRYWPVPEHPGCPDKASSDHSRAALNQVSQTREVIMALDKTMSDIEMRLAAARAAQAMSQGMSPSDSEEDQGSMRHRMSFVMGVFTTFANRKRRNSIRQTWMPQGDQLRRLEEKGVIIRFVIGRSENPNPDNEVDRAIDAEDKEYNDILRLNHVEGHGGLPMKIQMFLSTALTMWDADFYVKADDNVHVNIGITRSILARHRMKPRVYIGCMKSGPVVTKNDSKYYEPDHWKFGTEGNNYFRHATRQLYAVTRDLATYISANRHILHKYSNEDVSFGSWLIGLEVEHVDERSLCCGTPPDCEWKAQAGNPCAASFDWNCTGICNPVERMTEVHRRCWEGRSGTEGHAQF, encoded by the exons ATgaagtcggcggcggcgctgaggcCGCAcaaggcgccgccggcgcgcgtgcCCACGCGGTGCGTCGCCGCGCTCTGCGCCGCCTGCTTCCTCCTTGGCGTCTGCGTCGTCAACAG GTACTGGCCAGTTCCTGAGCACCCCGGTTGCCCGGACAAG GCAAGCTCTGACCACTCGAGGGCCGCGTTGAACCAAGTGTCACAGACTCGTGAAGTCATCAT GGCTTTGGATAAGACGATGTCTGACATCGAGATGCGCCTGGCTGCTGCTAGAGCCGCCCAGGCGATGAGCCAGGGCATGTCGCCAAGTGATTCAGAGGAGGACCAGGGAAGCATGCGGCATAGGATGTCTTTTGTCATGGGCGTTTTCACCACTTTTGCTAACCGTAAGAGGAGGAACTCAATAAGGCAGACATGGATGCCGCAAG GTGATCAGCTACGGAGATTGGAAGAGAAGGGCGTTATTATCCGTTTTGTAATTGGACGCAG TGAAAATCCAAATCCTGACAATGAGGTGGACCGTGCAATTGATGCAGAAGATAAAGAATACAATGATATTTTGAGACTT AATCATGTGGAAGGCCATGGAGGGCTCCCTATGAAGATTCAGATGTTCCTTTCAACTGCCCTTACCATGTGGGATGCTGATTTCTATGTAAAAGCTGATGATAATGTCCATGTCAACATTG GTATCACCAGATCTATTTTGGCACGACACAGGATGAAACCTCGGGTGTACATTGGCTGCATGAAATCCGGACCTGTTGTTACTAAAAA TGACTCCAAGTATTATGAACCAGATCATTGGAAGTTTGGGACCGAGGGTAACAACTATTTTAGGCATGCAACGCGGCAACTGTATGCTGTTACCAGGGATTTAGCAACCTACATATCAGCAAACCG GCATATCCTGCACAAGTATTCAAATGAAGATGTATCATTTGGCTCTTGGTTGATTGGGTTGGAAGTCGAGCATGTTGATGAGAGAAGCCTTTGCTGTGGTACTCCCCCAG ACTGCGAATGGAAAGCGCAGGCCGGAAACCCGTGTGCGGCGTCCTTTGACTGGAATTGCACGGGCATCTGCAACCCGGTGGAGAGGATGACGGAGGTGCACCGGCGATGCTGGGAAGGCCGCAGCGGAACCGAAGGGCACGCACAGTTTTGA